One part of the uncultured Celeribacter sp. genome encodes these proteins:
- a CDS encoding GNAT family N-acetyltransferase, giving the protein MRLIPTIETQRLRLRGHVESDFGPFADMFASERSRYMHGPLTRRQAWFAFCSDVAQWQLMGHGAWGVERLEDGTFVGQVALGKPPHFPELELGWFVVEGFEGQGYALEAATAARDYAYVEMGRDTLVSYIDPQNDRSIALAERMGATRDDSAERPDGESLDECLVYRHPTPEALQDGGMEAYA; this is encoded by the coding sequence ATGCGCCTCATTCCCACCATAGAAACCCAGCGCCTGCGGTTGCGCGGTCATGTCGAAAGCGACTTCGGTCCTTTCGCCGACATGTTCGCCTCCGAACGGTCGCGCTACATGCATGGGCCGCTCACCCGGCGTCAGGCATGGTTTGCCTTTTGCAGCGATGTCGCGCAATGGCAACTGATGGGTCATGGGGCGTGGGGCGTGGAACGTCTGGAAGACGGGACCTTTGTCGGTCAGGTCGCGCTCGGCAAACCGCCGCATTTCCCAGAGCTGGAACTGGGCTGGTTCGTTGTCGAAGGGTTTGAGGGCCAGGGCTATGCGCTGGAGGCTGCGACTGCAGCGCGTGACTATGCCTATGTCGAAATGGGGCGTGACACGCTTGTGTCCTATATCGATCCGCAAAACGACCGGTCGATCGCACTGGCCGAACGGATGGGCGCGACACGCGACGACAGCGCCGAACGCCCGGATGGCGAAAGCCTTGATGAGTGCCTTGTCTATCGCCACCCCACCCCCGAAGCGCTGCAGGACGGCGGCATGGAGGCCTACGCATGA
- a CDS encoding chorismate mutase, whose amino-acid sequence MNETQKRAAEILKEHRESIDRLDAILVYTLGERFKHTQAVGKLKAANALPPSDPAREEKQIARLEDLARRADLDPEFAKAFLKFIIQEVIHHHEKHQE is encoded by the coding sequence ATGAACGAGACCCAAAAACGCGCCGCCGAAATCCTCAAGGAGCATCGCGAAAGCATCGACCGGCTGGATGCGATCCTCGTCTACACTCTGGGCGAACGCTTTAAGCACACCCAGGCTGTTGGCAAACTCAAGGCCGCAAACGCTCTTCCGCCGTCGGACCCGGCGCGTGAAGAAAAACAGATTGCCCGGCTCGAAGATCTCGCACGGCGTGCGGATCTCGATCCGGAATTCGCAAAAGCCTTCCTGAAATTTATCATTCAGGAAGTCATCCACCACCACGAAAAACACCAAGAATGA
- the rpsP gene encoding 30S ribosomal protein S16: protein MAMKIRLARGGSKKRPFYRIVAADSRMPRDGRFIEKLGTYNPLLPKDSEERVKMDIDAIKAWLDKGAQPTDRVSRMLEAAGVLEKKERNNPKKAVPGKKAQDRAEEKAEKAAAAAAAAEEAANAPAEEEAAAEE from the coding sequence ATGGCTATGAAAATTCGTCTCGCCCGCGGCGGTTCCAAAAAACGCCCCTTCTACCGCATCGTTGCCGCCGACTCGCGCATGCCGCGCGACGGTCGCTTCATCGAGAAGCTGGGTACCTACAACCCGCTGCTGCCGAAAGACAGTGAAGAGCGCGTGAAAATGGACATCGACGCCATCAAAGCATGGCTCGACAAAGGCGCACAGCCGACCGACCGCGTGTCCCGCATGCTCGAAGCCGCCGGCGTCCTTGAGAAAAAAGAGCGCAACAACCCGAAAAAAGCCGTTCCGGGCAAGAAAGCTCAGGACCGCGCTGAAGAGAAAGCCGAAAAAGCAGCAGCCGCTGCCGCCGCTGCGGAAGAGGCTGCCAACGCTCCGGCTGAAGAAGAAGCTGCCGCGGAAGAATAA
- the bluB gene encoding 5,6-dimethylbenzimidazole synthase — MHHIPGQFSTSFRKDLELLMRWRRDVRRFRTDPIDPNTLTRCLQSFEMAPSVGLSQPWRLVSVASDDARAVALANFEAANARALEGYEGDVARTYATLKLTGMREAPVQLAVFCDDATTKGKGLGAQTMPEMRRYSVVSAIMQFWLSLRAEGIGLGWVSILDPQALCEKLETPDSWSLVAYLCIGYPEENTQDPELERLGWETRQPCPALIER; from the coding sequence ATGCACCATATTCCGGGGCAGTTTTCGACCTCTTTCCGCAAGGATTTGGAGCTTCTCATGCGCTGGCGCCGTGACGTGCGCCGTTTTCGCACAGATCCCATCGACCCCAACACCCTGACCCGCTGCCTGCAAAGCTTTGAGATGGCGCCTTCTGTCGGTCTGTCCCAGCCCTGGCGGCTGGTTAGTGTCGCCAGCGACGACGCCCGCGCGGTCGCTCTGGCGAATTTCGAAGCCGCCAATGCCAGAGCGCTGGAGGGGTACGAGGGCGATGTGGCCCGGACCTATGCGACGCTCAAACTGACCGGCATGCGCGAAGCCCCTGTCCAGCTTGCCGTTTTCTGCGACGACGCCACCACCAAGGGCAAGGGCCTTGGTGCGCAGACCATGCCGGAAATGCGCCGCTATTCGGTGGTCTCGGCGATCATGCAATTCTGGCTGAGCCTGCGTGCCGAGGGCATCGGGCTGGGCTGGGTGTCGATCCTCGACCCGCAAGCCCTGTGCGAAAAGCTTGAAACACCTGACAGTTGGTCACTGGTGGCTTATCTCTGCATCGGCTATCCCGAAGAAAACACGCAGGATCCCGAACTTGAACGTCTGGGCTGGGAGACACGTCAACCTTGCCCCGCGCTCATCGAACGGTAA
- the rimM gene encoding ribosome maturation factor RimM (Essential for efficient processing of 16S rRNA) translates to MSETRIIVGAIAGAFGVHGEVRLKSFCADPEAIGDYSPLTSEDGARTFELTLTRAIKNGFTARIDGVDTKEEADALKGVTLFADRDQLPSLPDDEFYHADLIGLSVLDTGGTVLGTVRNVLNHGAGDLLEVTGPGINVPVLLPFTLSNVPTVDLASGRIIADPPEGLFA, encoded by the coding sequence ATGAGTGAAACCAGGATCATCGTCGGCGCCATCGCAGGGGCCTTTGGTGTGCACGGAGAGGTGCGCCTCAAAAGCTTTTGCGCGGACCCCGAGGCCATCGGCGACTACAGCCCGCTGACCAGCGAAGACGGCGCCCGCACGTTCGAACTGACCCTGACCCGCGCGATCAAGAACGGCTTTACCGCACGTATCGACGGAGTGGACACCAAGGAAGAGGCCGATGCGCTCAAGGGTGTGACTCTGTTTGCGGACCGCGATCAGTTGCCGTCCCTGCCCGATGATGAATTTTATCACGCCGACCTGATCGGGCTGAGCGTGCTCGACACCGGCGGCACAGTGCTGGGCACGGTGCGCAATGTCCTGAACCACGGCGCTGGCGATCTGCTGGAAGTCACCGGGCCGGGGATCAATGTGCCGGTGCTTCTGCCCTTCACGCTCTCCAATGTGCCGACGGTCGATCTGGCCAGTGGCCGCATCATCGCCGATCCGCCGGAGGGGCTGTTTGCGTGA
- the trmD gene encoding tRNA (guanosine(37)-N1)-methyltransferase TrmD, which yields MTDSPATPSPSAANESQNKSHGRLAVRPTLRPRELMTNTPDLAGVWKAKVITLFPEAFPGVLGESLTGKALQDGLWQMEKIHLREFGIGKHKNVDDTPAGGGAGMVIRPDVMGEAIDFAMNGTPPDRADWPLIYLSPRGKRFDQVTAKRWSRARGITMICGRFEGVDDRVLYHYGIEEVSLGDFVLTGGEIAAQAMIDATVRLLPGVLGNAESVEEESHSNGLLEHPQFTRPAEWRDLPIPEVLMSGHHGKIAEWRQKMAEKITRDRRPDMWEAYKAAQSGQTDD from the coding sequence ATGACAGACAGCCCCGCGACCCCCTCGCCATCCGCCGCCAACGAATCCCAAAACAAATCCCATGGCCGCCTGGCCGTGCGCCCGACCCTGCGACCGCGCGAACTGATGACCAACACCCCTGATCTGGCCGGGGTCTGGAAGGCCAAGGTCATCACCCTGTTTCCCGAGGCCTTCCCCGGCGTTCTGGGCGAAAGCCTGACCGGCAAGGCGCTGCAGGATGGGCTCTGGCAGATGGAAAAAATTCACCTGCGTGAATTCGGCATCGGCAAGCACAAGAATGTCGATGACACGCCCGCCGGTGGCGGCGCGGGCATGGTGATCCGACCTGACGTCATGGGCGAGGCCATCGATTTCGCGATGAACGGCACTCCGCCCGACCGCGCCGACTGGCCGCTGATCTATCTCAGCCCGCGCGGGAAACGCTTTGATCAGGTCACCGCGAAACGCTGGTCACGTGCCCGCGGCATCACCATGATCTGCGGCCGGTTTGAAGGCGTCGACGACCGCGTACTCTATCATTACGGCATCGAGGAGGTGTCGCTGGGCGACTTCGTCCTGACCGGCGGAGAAATCGCGGCGCAGGCGATGATCGACGCCACCGTACGCCTGTTACCCGGGGTTCTCGGCAATGCAGAAAGCGTCGAGGAAGAAAGCCACTCCAACGGGCTTCTGGAACACCCTCAGTTCACCCGCCCTGCCGAATGGCGCGACCTGCCGATTCCTGAGGTTCTGATGTCGGGCCACCACGGCAAGATCGCCGAATGGCGCCAGAAGATGGCCGAGAAAATCACACGCGACCGCCGTCCCGACATGTGGGAGGCCTATAAGGCCGCTCAGTCGGGCCAAACGGACGACTGA
- a CDS encoding GFA family protein has product MNQNATGQCLCGAVKFRISGDFESFFLCHCARCRKDSGSAHSANLFSSVAQLFWLSGKDHVRTFHLPGSRHVKSFCKTCGSALPFSHSDVGVDGGALLVVPAGSLESPIDLRPTAHICLSSRADWDRDLAAVVGIDGLPG; this is encoded by the coding sequence ATGAACCAGAATGCAACCGGTCAATGTCTTTGCGGAGCAGTGAAATTCCGCATTTCCGGCGATTTCGAAAGCTTCTTCCTGTGTCATTGCGCACGCTGTCGAAAGGACAGCGGATCGGCCCATTCGGCCAATCTGTTTTCATCGGTGGCACAGCTGTTCTGGCTCTCGGGTAAAGATCACGTTCGGACATTTCACTTGCCCGGATCGCGTCATGTGAAGAGCTTTTGCAAGACCTGCGGGTCCGCTCTGCCTTTTTCCCATTCCGATGTTGGGGTTGACGGTGGGGCCCTTCTGGTCGTGCCCGCAGGGTCGCTTGAAAGCCCGATCGATCTTCGGCCCACGGCCCATATCTGTCTGTCCAGCCGCGCAGACTGGGACCGCGATCTGGCGGCGGTCGTTGGGATTGACGGGCTTCCCGGGTGA
- the rplS gene encoding 50S ribosomal protein L19, with protein sequence MDLIAQLEAEQIEALGKSIPDFKAGDTVRVGYKVTEGTRTRVQNYEGVCISRKNGKGIAGSFTVRKISFGEGVERVFPLYSTNIDSIEVVRRGRVRRAKLYYLRSRRGKSARIAEVSNYKPLEA encoded by the coding sequence ATGGATCTTATCGCCCAACTCGAAGCTGAGCAGATCGAAGCGCTCGGCAAAAGCATCCCGGACTTCAAAGCCGGTGACACCGTTCGCGTCGGTTACAAAGTGACCGAAGGCACGCGCACCCGTGTGCAGAACTACGAAGGTGTCTGCATCTCCCGCAAAAACGGCAAGGGCATCGCTGGCTCTTTCACCGTGCGCAAGATTTCCTTCGGTGAAGGCGTGGAACGTGTGTTCCCGCTCTATTCCACCAACATCGATTCCATCGAGGTCGTTCGTCGTGGCCGCGTCCGTCGCGCCAAACTGTACTACCTCCGTTCGCGCCGCGGCAAATCTGCCCGCATCGCGGAAGTTTCCAACTACAAGCCGCTCGAAGCGTAA
- the rpmE gene encoding 50S ribosomal protein L31, with product MKKDTHPDYHFIDVKMTDGTIVQMRSTWGAEGETLSLDIDPTVHPAWTGGNSRLMDAGGRVSKFKNKYAGLGF from the coding sequence ATGAAAAAAGATACGCATCCCGACTACCACTTCATCGACGTCAAAATGACCGACGGCACCATCGTTCAGATGCGCTCCACCTGGGGCGCCGAAGGCGAAACGCTGTCCCTCGACATCGACCCGACCGTGCACCCGGCATGGACCGGCGGCAACTCCCGCCTGATGGACGCCGGTGGCCGTGTGTCCAAGTTCAAAAACAAATACGCGGGTCTCGGCTTCTGA